In Scylla paramamosain isolate STU-SP2022 chromosome 8, ASM3559412v1, whole genome shotgun sequence, the sequence GATAATGTCAGGGCAGAACTTTTAGTGTTTAGGGTTTTAGTGTTGCAACACTCTGTACATGCTATCTATATAATTGTCCTTTATGTAAGGAGTATCAGTGAACAAAGCTAATCTTTTACAAGTTACTATATTGTTAATTTAGGAAAAATGTAAGTAGATTTCGTTTGTATTTTTCCCTTAAATATCGCCGTTAATGAAATAGTAGTTATTCCATCAAACTGCACATCACTTTGTGATTTTTTAAACTGAGATTTGTGTTTTCAGACTTTTATGTAACAATAACCATAAAATACCTGGAGGTATTTTTTGTAGCTCATTTAGTTTCAGTGTAATACAAAGTACAGACTATTTTTTTGAGCGAATAGTTTTACAACATATTtaagaatacatacatacatacatacatacatatatatatatatatatatatatatatatatatatatatatatatatatatatatatatatatatatatatatatatatatatatatatatatatatatatatatatatatatatatatatatatatatatatatatatatatatatatatatatatatatttacagttCTGCTCAATGTATCAGTTTTACTCTGCAGACAGAGCAACAATATATTacgttaaaagaaaagaaaacatttatatttatctacctGCCAAATTACGCTTAAAATAGCAAAAActaatttttgcattttatttacaTATCTTTCTTTCGGAGTGTGTCTAGTCTGAACATAAAACTTTTGATTCTCCGTGTCATGTTTGGCCGTTGTAATAAAGGCGAAAATTAATTGTTGTTCCATATGAACTTTGCactatgtattattattttttatttattattttattattattattattattatttatctatttatttttttatttatttgtttattcatttatttatttgtgtgtatgtgtgtgcgtgtgtttatatAAATGCACACAATCCATAATTCAGGCTGAACTGGATGATGACTGTGTCCTAACATGAACTGGAACAAATAAAAATCCTTACATCAAAGGAGTCACGTTTGAATGCCTGAGTGTCTGGTCCTTGGTTAAATACATTCTTGTGACAGATATAGTTCCAACGGCACTATATCTGCTTTCGACACATAAGTTATCTATTAAAGATGTACACAGACCTTACTTTTAAAGATGTACTCGTACTTGAACTTTACCATTATTACAAACAAATACCTGGTTGTGGATTGTCGAGGCGCGTAGTGCAGATATCGTAAATAGTATTTTTGGCTACAAAAAAAAGCCTTAGAACATAATGACGGAGCAGTCACAAGAGTGAGTCTTGAGTCTGATGAAGCCGAGACTTGTCTCAGGGTCACTTCCCTACCCTGTCCTGCCAACTACTTCCCAGggaccaatctctctctctctctctctctctctctctctctctctctctctggtatggtCCCTAAGACTAAAATAACTGGTTCATCTAAGCTGCTTTCGTGCTGTCCAAGATGCAAAGGCGTCTGAAGTACCTTGGCCATTCATTTGAAATCCATTCCCTTTAAACATTTCGAAATTATGCCAGATATgtcctgatgtgtgtgtgtgtgtgtgtgtgtgtgtgtgtgtgtggtattacaCACGTGATAATGTTCCTgaaggagaacaaaacaaaacatctaTGTAACTACTATAACTATCCCCTATCTTATCATTTAACAGTACGGAATGCACGTACTTGAGCCTTTAGGAAGGTACAAACAATGTCAACGCATCACAACTCTTTGCGATATCTGTTACGGTTACGCCAGAATTTTAAAACATGCCTCCAATGTGTATACATCATAAGGCGTTCCCTTGACCCTTCACATTTCCAGGCTCTCGAAGACAGCATTTCTTATTGGTTGGCCCGATAATCTTGATGtaagcttttttcttttcttttctttcttttcatcttatgTAAGAGGCGTTCTGGTCAGAGGTAtcaaaagttgaaaaaaaggcccattcaAGATTTGAGTGCCTTAAAAAAGACAATACGAAAGCAAGTCAAAATTACATTGAgcagtgtcttgaaaccaccctGCCGTTCAGACTGAGCGTGCGACAGTACCAAAGCAATGTTTCTAGGCGTGCACCGAGTGACCTTGCCACGCGTCAAAAAATCGATAAGTCGTCTTGTGAAGGGTTCGGGAAACTGACTTTGTTCCCTGTTATCTCCTCTAGTTTTTCAGTTCCATTTTCTAATCGGAACTATCTTAGTCATGCTATGTTGTCTCTTCTGCGTTACGTACTGTAggcgagcgtgtgtgtgtgtgtgtgtgtgtttgtcgtttACCTACGTTCGTCTGTTGGTCACCCAGCCAACCGTCCTACGTAAGGAGCTCAGTGTTCATAGTGACCacctttgggtaggactgagaccactcacacaccacacaccgggacagcgaggtcacatcCCCTCGgtttacatcccgtacctacttgctgtcAGGTGAAGGGGGTTACACATTAAGaagctcgcccatttgcctcgccgtgCCCGGGACCCAAACCCGGTCCTtctatgcagtgtgtgtgtgtgtgtgtgtgtttatcagagagagagagagagagagagagagagagagagagagagtgtgttttcACAGGCAGTGTTTTATTACACATAAACACACTCatcacacaaaaccaaagttagtcgtgctgactaacttttcttagtaaaacccatggggtctagaacgagtggcagcattagtcacagtgactaacataatgttagtcaatttgtgactaactgagcactcaaactgagtatggtcttactcaaatatatctgactaatgccttcgtactgttcactgcttctactaaccacattagtaaagtggatcataggttagtcaattaaatgactaattagtcagtctttcttaggcagatgatgaatcattagtacctttaatactagcagctagctactgctgtctcaaggttagggaaagaataggtaataaattcaatatattcatatacaattaaatgttccctccatttcattgcattaaaaaaaaaataataaaaaaaataaacactataatttttatcatctatagtataatatgcttttcacttgaacatttaacagaaagctcccctcaaaactgtaatgatatataaaacagatgtaaaaaataaactccattagtaacacttcatcctagcatgagagaaaaaaaaaagcaacacaaaaacaacctgttttgacaagccattaagtaaataatacacatttgtgagtattaatcACTGAAACTTccaatgtggaaaagaaagtaagcatctcttaagatatgaatattaaaccttcctcccattcataaactaaaggaaaaaatatgtaagtaaagttaacataaattaaatgtaaggagttacagaccctgtaaagaacaattaattagtccactgctaatcattatatcacagtacttttaagaaacttagggaaacaaccagtgcaaaaatagacatttaaccttatttgtacaagcttttaacccagatcatatccatatgtcaccattaatcctttaaagccacacaaaaaaagaaaatgagtatttctatgggatatactaactaaacaaatctacagaaatgctcagaacagtaataaagaagcttcaTGTATCACTTGCAATgacatagagaaataaataaaaaaaaaaggtaaaaaatgcataaaaaaataaataaaataaaaatatatgcatcatatggtacatgaagaatacttcccaatttggagagagagagagagagagagagagagagagagagagagagagagagagagagagagagagagagagagagagagagagagagagagagagagagagagagagtgtctactctccattcattatatatatatatatatatatatatatatatatatatatatatatatatatatatatatatatatatatatatatatatatatatatatatatatatatatatatataacataagataacaattcagtaagatttcatgaatactgggtggggggaaggggaagtacaagtatttccttttccttttagaaaacttattaacataatgttatgtattcatttcactgattaatctttaactagtaattgactagtgtgtgtgtgtgtgtgtgtgtgtgtgtgtgtgtgtgtgtgtgtgtgtgtgtgtgtgtgtgtgtgtgagagagagagagagagagagagagagagagagagagagagagagagagagagagagagagagagagagagagagagagagagagagagagagagagagagagagagagagagagagagagagagagagagagagagagagagagagagagagagagagagagagagagagagagagagagagagagagagagagagagagagagagagagagagagagagagagagagaggcattatgtgtggagttgaatatatttggaagcagatttatgcatttttgtagctcaattctgtctttacttcattgagttttacaagtagagatcttgtttttgaagttttacctttgtcatacttgatacctaagagatgggatgttgtgaaatggaggaaatgttcacaattttttgggtgttcaatattaaacacaaagccctgctaccaatgagactacagccatagaaatacatgttggttcagctacaggtgcaccatcaaatacacactagactgccctgttcttagttcttctggtaccttaaggaagaaataatagtgtaaacattaataacattttgacattgaaataaaatttatatgtagatgtatatcttaaggttataatatattcagaaatttcaatatatacacaccactctaaaatcaaaggtactgaaatttaaccttagtaaaaatggagtctttcctttctccaagcaggtgaagtaaccccaatataactaagcaagcatctggtgcaaataaataaatatataaataaatatgataataagtaaatcaaataaacaaaagaaaattaactgtgtaaggaaaaagtgaagatatggtcacatccaataggacagtccactaatttgagtaccaatcttttaaaagtctcctgtaattattgctttatcacataagaattaacaaaaataaagctcctcgatggttctactaattatatgaatgacaagcattttgattgaatgctcagaacgaccagtatactaatgatttttgtcctttgtgtcacagcagcaaatcttttgtacgagtatgcggttatgttttttacttgagacactatttgggtaatatcataatacaataatgctttgtctagcaagtcctcgtaagaatatgatgagtactgatcgaaaaaaaaagaaagaaagaaagaaagaaaaccccagccgaacctacatgccccgacataatgcactgatgttccgaacccccgattcttctcatcatatccacTAAAACAGTGTGAGAAGTCCTGAACTTCACCACAACCATGGAACAAACCTTTATCAGACTGTTTGCACTTGCGCTAGCGCCGGCAAAGGTGACTCcaagaattctatctccacgcgaattagtgacctgtcttattggactgcaagggaagaggatgcagctaacaatctaaaaagattgataatatttacattttaaatttcaaattggacagcctattgggtttatttacactagaaataatgtctttccttatgagagagagagagagagagagagagagatgctttacacctattaaaatctttaacatcacttatgctgcaaacaattatttaaCCATAGCACTCAGCCAATAATTTGATAGATgagcaggaatttaacaattaaatgagtacctttatagaaattggtgcaagcattacagttagataggtcatgcttaatacaatgtttggtttttccatgcagcatagtttcatgaatactaggcttataaaagtgaaagatgcattgctaatgatgaaaagatacatatattaaattgctaccaactactgaaatgaacaagttgaactagacattactcacattgactttcatcgtggtcatagagttcaagtaaggtttccatatacagaggaactccttttctttttttgagaatggcaattattgcgagcctatatttctcctgccctttcaaaactgctactcttgggtctggttcatccgcttgtggttctaatctcaggaactccttgattatctgtaaagatataagcatcaaataattacaagtgaaggttacagagatgagcatctgcaataactgtacttagttatgagtgcttacctcccgtcactgaggcctttgagcctgagagggagaatggaagtaccggtagttaaatatcaattacctactataaaatataaatagctatatacattatagccctacaaataagtgctacatattgttacaaatagtaacaatatgtagcaaaatccataaagtgtacatatatgcacacttacaccatcaaaagtctgaatccatgggtacaagttcaggatttctgttacaagaatgttcccattgattatttttttgcatctctcagagagtgtcaactgcatgaggcattcagcctgaggaaaatcattaaagtaaaattagttttcataagttgactgtcccgccagcctccctctctccctcatctatcaaattatatatatatatatatatatatatatatatatatatatatatatatatatatatatatatatatatatatatatatatatatatatatatatatatatatatatatatatatatatatatatatatatatatatatacgagcatcatttttcagtggctatccaccagtaccattgaaattgcttacataagagcaggtatttttaaacaacaccagtaaagaagtctctgaaatataaaaaagataaatcaagcgtacaaatatcacataccttatctaactcgggatctttcttcatccaatgtagagcaagccactgtctatgtctctctaatgactcatcatcttctgaatggggccttggtggaaggtaagcctttactccatacatcagtggacacgtagtctcttttggcgctatgcaagggatcttctttttccttgacgtcacctcagtcactgaggaatcctgcctctttcttgaattctgaaacttgcgctggatgcgcaatttccattgcagctgcaattcatgctcctcgagatcactgtttctcaggatggcaggaaatgatgtcaaaacagcatttgccatattcatatactgttctgttgttggatagctgaaatatgataatgataataataataacaataataataacaataataataataataataataacaataataataataataataataataataataataataataacatattattaataataatgtcacaataccttgatatgtaataatgatgataacaataataatgataatatcaatctagctaactatatagatggcttaactccttttattatattattattattattattattattattattattattattattattgttgttcttcttaacaatcacctaattgtgcttttgtcccagtgaaattggcagatagtgggtacactatctgaatagtacactcaaaggtggtttcacacctatcattaaaaagagtatttatcaccatttcaatttcttctattttatttcaaacactcGTCTGACAtccgtgaaaatttttaaaataccagtgacgacaatattccatttcacggaacagagacgtaacaatcacttcagtcaaaacacAGTACTTCGCAGGACGTGTGTAAATGCTTCCGCCGAATTCCaaaatgatgaattttttttttactgacactgaagcactgaagAGCATGGAACGAATACGACACTGATGTGCGTGAAGCGACCTTAACCCGTATCCCTCTGGAGGCATATTCCCgaagtctggtaatgtttcggcctatttactcttgtagcggttaggttaagttacgtataggtaattttgtgcgagaatctcaatgagactattttagagagaatcctacagttagttttggagctacagcctagtGTTCATACAGGCTGGCGGACAactccttccagacttcaggaatatgcatTCTGGTCCTTCACAAGAACTAACATCAGATCCCGGTATGAACACAGGCGGTGcatcccatgttcttttgtccctcttctcattgctttcccattatatatatatatatatatatatatatatatatatatatatatatatatatatatatatatatataacactcaacatccctacatgcaacaaaacttaccaaaacacactcaaaatacactcaaaacatcaaaaacacaaccaaaacacatcacaacaccacaaaatacccactacactcacctaaacacaaccaaatattgaatattcactcaaaacatcccgtaacatctaaaaacatccaaataacccaccccaaccacgctaaatttatccaaaacacactcaaagcaccccaacgtacctaaaactcatccaaacacactcaaaagatttaaaacacccaaaatacactacaacaccccaaaactcatcaaacacacccaaaacacatcaaaacatccaaaacacacttaaagcaccactcaacaccacaaacacgccacaaacacacccttaaagacccaaaactacttgcacacaatcaaatatacctcaaaagacccgacacacacacccaaactcaccaaaacacttaaaacagaaaataaacccaaaacaaactcactacacctcaatataccccccaaacacacccataacagacaaaaacatcccacaatatactcaaaacaccccacacaacTCAAACCACttaaaatataactaaaaacatcctaaaccacatttaaaacacccaaaattcatccaaaacacaataataacagcaaatatacacccaaaacacacctaaacaccaccaaaacacactcgaaacaccccacaacattcctacatacatcctaaacatgtaaaacacccaaaacacaccaaatattacagagaactgcaccgcagcaagggaaactaagctaaatattgtttacctgttttgcctcctcctccatttctttttatttcttccttctcctctttcatttctcttattttcttccttctactacaactatctacacgcctgactttagaaacagctggaaacacttggaaaacactggaaattacggtaaatattgaggagacactggagcagaccgagtcccgaatccttgatgacgtcacaggcgaggtgccggcgccccgctgccatacgtacgtaacgtatttcattttgaaattgacccatagaaaaaatgaagctaagctcgaatgcattatatattctgacttgacaattacttaaattaatattcacaatatcaaaacacctccagtctcagtagttataaagaaatattatgtgaaatatggaaaaagtgttggaaattttgacaccattaaaaacactgaaaagtccacctattccactttacactggtaaaaaaacattttaaaaaatctgaactattttttaaaataatgcacacttagttacaagctataataaaaaaataaagaagctaaaaaatgacaaaatcaccactttcaacaggacaataagcctattcaaattccacatacttaactcaacaggaacgcaacatactttaaaaatcataaacgattttttgaagcaataaaatcttcattaaagcctcaaataaaaaagccaaaaaccaggctgggtaaatttcaccgtacaaactgccccttatttacataaaaaacaacaccaaattcagcacatttacttaactaaagcaagaaaaacacttcaaaagcaacgaaatatttttagaaaccataaaatcttactatacaa encodes:
- the LOC135103102 gene encoding uncharacterized protein LOC135103102 — protein: MNMANAVLTSFPAILRNSDLEEHELQLQWKLRIQRKFQNSRKRQDSSVTEVTSRKKKIPCIAPKETTCPLMYGVKAYLPPRPHSEDDESLERHRQWLALHWMKKDPELDKAECLMQLTLSERCKKIINGNILVTEILNLYPWIQTFDGIIKEFLRLEPQADEPDPRVAVLKGQEKYRLAIIAILKKRKGVPLYMETLLELYDHDESQYACLVILGLLHLLGERKDSIFTKVPEELRTGQSSVYLMVHL